One part of the Desulfonema ishimotonii genome encodes these proteins:
- a CDS encoding IS630 family transposase encodes MRKKRSLNIRTHIFMPEETETLKRYRDGQKDYRLKLRFIALLLIAGNTGTEIVAAAVGKDIRTVETWYGKYLTHGPDALNSFQYQPKRCFLSDDQLADMIAWVKKELPSDTKVICHYIREQTGIAYCQSAVAKLLKKNGLRRLRPKLIPGKPPSEKEQTDFIEKYEKLRKSAADPESGRVVIFCDAMHFVHQTVPATCWGDPSERPVLKANSGRQRLNIMGGYDPVTCKLIHETDEKNCDSEKAIIFFKKLLRTYPKASMIKVFADNATYFHARNTQEWLEKNPRISLYFLPAYAPNLNLIERLWRFAKGKLIRNTYYEKYKTFRCHVFRLLNNIHNYESELSSLMVEKFQIIRQ; translated from the coding sequence ATGAGGAAAAAACGCTCTCTGAATATCAGAACCCATATTTTCATGCCGGAAGAAACCGAAACCCTGAAAAGGTACCGTGACGGCCAGAAGGATTACCGCCTGAAACTCCGCTTCATAGCGCTTCTGCTGATCGCCGGCAATACCGGAACCGAAATTGTGGCCGCGGCAGTCGGAAAAGATATCAGAACCGTGGAAACATGGTACGGAAAATATCTTACGCATGGTCCCGATGCCCTGAATTCCTTTCAGTACCAACCGAAACGGTGCTTTCTGTCAGATGATCAGCTCGCAGACATGATCGCATGGGTGAAAAAAGAACTCCCTTCCGATACGAAAGTCATCTGTCATTATATAAGGGAACAGACCGGGATTGCCTACTGCCAAAGCGCGGTTGCGAAGCTCCTTAAAAAAAACGGACTGAGACGACTCCGTCCGAAGCTGATTCCGGGAAAACCTCCGTCCGAAAAAGAACAAACCGATTTTATTGAAAAATATGAGAAACTCCGCAAATCCGCCGCCGATCCGGAGTCCGGCAGAGTCGTCATTTTCTGCGATGCCATGCACTTCGTTCATCAGACCGTGCCCGCGACATGTTGGGGAGATCCGTCCGAACGACCTGTTTTAAAAGCAAATTCCGGGCGTCAGCGCCTGAATATCATGGGCGGATATGATCCCGTGACCTGTAAGCTGATACATGAGACCGACGAAAAAAACTGTGACTCCGAAAAAGCGATCATTTTTTTCAAAAAACTGCTCAGAACCTATCCGAAAGCCAGTATGATAAAGGTTTTTGCTGATAATGCCACTTATTTTCATGCCCGGAACACACAGGAATGGCTTGAAAAAAATCCCCGGATCAGTTTGTATTTTCTCCCGGCCTATGCTCCGAACCTGAATCTGATCGAACGCCTTTGGCGTTTTGCAAAAGGGAAACTGATCAGAAACACATATTATGAGAAATACAAGACGTTCCGGTGTCATGTTTTTCGTCTTCTGAATAATATACATAATTATGAAAGTGAGTTATCATCTCTTATGGTAGAAAAATTTCAGATAATTCGCCAATAA
- a CDS encoding nickel-dependent lactate racemase — MHYPDDHIDDVAGELNRTLDTVLPESGIRAGDRVAIGVGSRGIDNIVRIVRTLCDRLRTVGAHPFVIPAMGSHGGATDAGQKKVLATLGITPESCGAPVCSALAAEQVGTAFGEVPVFFSRDALAADHSICINRIKPHTKFRADVGSGLFKMLCVGMGKHRGALSYHKWALKYGFAPLVKAMGEAIIRNTNFRFGIGIAENAHDRPHTIEAIPARQIAEREAVLLNVARENFPRLPFSDIDALVIGRIGKEISGSGMDPNVTGRAYDLGESDFSSSLRATRVAILNLSEKTGGNAIGLGNADFITEKVFRHMDYEATVMNAMTSMSLRKAFIPIRLPSEQKAVQACFTTLGPVAPEKVRAVIIRDTLRVSEFWASSALKAALQTLDAAEILDQTNLRFTENGDIRQPNLKE; from the coding sequence ATGCACTACCCGGATGATCATATTGACGACGTGGCCGGAGAACTGAACCGCACCCTGGATACGGTGTTGCCCGAAAGCGGTATCAGGGCCGGAGACCGGGTCGCCATCGGCGTGGGCAGCCGGGGAATTGACAATATTGTCCGCATTGTCAGAACGCTGTGTGACCGGCTCAGGACGGTCGGGGCGCACCCGTTTGTCATTCCCGCCATGGGGAGCCACGGCGGGGCCACGGACGCGGGACAGAAGAAGGTTCTGGCGACTTTGGGGATTACACCGGAATCCTGCGGCGCGCCGGTCTGCTCCGCCCTGGCTGCGGAACAGGTCGGGACGGCTTTCGGAGAGGTGCCGGTCTTCTTCTCGCGGGATGCCCTGGCGGCGGATCACAGCATCTGCATTAACCGGATCAAGCCCCATACCAAATTCAGGGCCGACGTCGGGAGCGGGCTGTTCAAGATGCTCTGCGTGGGCATGGGCAAACACCGGGGGGCGCTCTCCTACCACAAATGGGCCTTGAAATACGGCTTTGCGCCGCTGGTGAAAGCGATGGGGGAGGCGATTATCCGAAACACCAATTTCCGGTTCGGGATCGGAATTGCGGAGAATGCCCACGACCGGCCCCACACCATTGAGGCCATTCCCGCCCGGCAGATCGCGGAGCGGGAGGCGGTTTTGCTCAATGTCGCCAGGGAAAATTTCCCCCGGCTGCCGTTTTCAGACATCGACGCCCTGGTTATCGGGCGAATCGGCAAGGAGATCAGCGGTTCGGGCATGGACCCCAATGTGACCGGGCGGGCCTATGATCTGGGGGAGAGCGATTTTTCTTCCAGCCTCCGGGCCACACGGGTCGCGATTCTGAATCTCTCCGAAAAGACCGGGGGGAACGCCATCGGGCTGGGCAATGCGGATTTCATCACGGAAAAGGTGTTTCGGCATATGGACTATGAGGCGACGGTGATGAACGCCATGACCAGCATGTCCCTCCGCAAGGCTTTTATTCCGATCCGGCTGCCCAGCGAGCAGAAGGCGGTTCAGGCCTGTTTTACCACGCTGGGGCCGGTCGCGCCGGAAAAGGTCCGGGCCGTCATCATCCGGGATACGCTCCGTGTGAGCGAATTCTGGGCCAGCAGCGCCCTGAAAGCGGCACTTCAGACGCTGGATGCTGCGGAGATTCTTGATCAGACCAATTTGCGTTTTACTGAAAACGGGGATATCCGGCAGCCGAATCTGAAAGAATGA
- the tnpA gene encoding IS200/IS605 family transposase produces MKGCHSVYCIQFHLVFCVKHRRKVLTRQVSERLKELVTEIAAKSDIRIIGQKTDKDHIHILFASKPAVTLSKFINSLKSVTSRMISNQAEINSFRFLTLPLILMWAWIFLREVISAQCLRQEFPEVKKYLWKDKFWSPSYFLVSAGRITSDDVKKYVENQGRK; encoded by the coding sequence ATTAAAGGTTGTCATTCAGTATATTGCATTCAGTTCCACCTTGTATTCTGTGTGAAACACAGACGTAAGGTTCTGACAAGGCAGGTTTCCGAAAGACTGAAAGAGCTTGTGACAGAAATTGCTGCCAAATCCGATATAAGAATAATCGGACAGAAGACAGATAAAGACCACATACACATTCTGTTTGCCTCAAAACCTGCTGTTACATTATCCAAATTTATCAACAGCCTGAAATCTGTTACTTCCCGTATGATAAGTAACCAAGCAGAAATAAATTCCTTTAGATTTTTAACTCTGCCCCTAATATTGATGTGGGCATGGATTTTTCTAAGGGAAGTTATTTCTGCTCAATGCCTAAGACAAGAATTCCCGGAGGTAAAAAAGTATCTTTGGAAAGATAAATTCTGGTCGCCGTCATATTTTCTTGTATCGGCAGGGCGGATTACATCGGATGATGTGAAAAAGTATGTCGAAAACCAGGGCAGAAAATAA
- a CDS encoding helix-turn-helix domain-containing protein produces MELLIRKSFKYRIYPTGAQISNLENQFSMCRHLYNRNGLMHIKKTVRQFLTISSRTACRI; encoded by the coding sequence ATGGAATTGCTGATCCGCAAATCTTTCAAATACCGCATTTATCCGACCGGGGCACAGATTTCCAATCTGGAGAACCAGTTCTCCATGTGCCGTCATCTGTACAACCGGAACGGATTGATGCATATAAAAAAGACGGTACGGCAATTTCTTACAATCAGCAGCAGAACAGCCTGCCGGATCTGA